In a genomic window of Candidatus Microthrix parvicella Bio17-1:
- the mltG gene encoding endolytic transglycosylase MltG — protein MSDLTDDWDTTALDEGWANAPVLVYQNPDGTFADEADNEVFDDGAGGFVYADGAAVLVADPDHPSETVAPRAEILVFEDGKGGYVDEQGDQVFDDGAGGWVDRDGVPLTEGWNDSVAPGPEQAVRRGKGRKQRYEDLATNDGCGRRAIVGFVVVLGVIMLLGAGAVFWVLRKVDPPGEPGKAVDVVIPQGATDADVGLLLESKGIISDAGVFGWYVRFTGGNWAAGEYPEMKKNSSFAQVTQTLDEGPVPVGTSRVTIPEGVRLDEALDKLAAQFPEISKEDFYAALASGKVTSKYVPAELPPLAEGEVAPPQMNKWEGMLFPDTYEFSDDATPVEILQKLADQMSAELDELGYENSEAKVGLTPYETVIVASLVEKETGTPPEERGQIARVIYNRLAAPEILGIDATAVYSKNKPGGELTTPELRDPADPFNTRTKQGLPPTPIGLPSQASLKAAIAPEEGAWMYYVLVEPGKHAFVETQAEFIELRDKARNQGVIE, from the coding sequence GTGAGCGATCTCACCGACGACTGGGACACGACGGCGCTGGACGAGGGCTGGGCGAATGCACCGGTGCTCGTCTACCAAAACCCGGACGGCACTTTTGCCGATGAGGCCGACAACGAGGTGTTCGACGATGGCGCCGGGGGCTTCGTCTACGCCGACGGTGCGGCGGTGTTGGTGGCCGATCCCGATCATCCGTCCGAGACGGTGGCGCCCAGGGCCGAGATCCTCGTGTTCGAAGACGGCAAAGGTGGGTACGTCGACGAGCAGGGTGACCAGGTCTTCGACGACGGCGCCGGTGGTTGGGTCGACCGTGACGGGGTCCCGCTGACCGAAGGCTGGAACGACAGCGTTGCACCCGGGCCGGAGCAGGCCGTCCGGCGCGGCAAGGGACGCAAACAGCGTTACGAGGACCTGGCCACCAACGACGGCTGTGGGCGTCGGGCCATCGTGGGTTTTGTGGTGGTGCTGGGCGTCATCATGTTGCTGGGAGCCGGAGCCGTGTTCTGGGTCCTGCGCAAGGTGGATCCACCGGGGGAGCCGGGCAAGGCGGTCGACGTGGTGATTCCCCAGGGGGCAACCGACGCCGATGTGGGGTTGTTGCTGGAATCCAAGGGCATCATCAGCGACGCCGGAGTCTTCGGCTGGTACGTGCGGTTCACGGGTGGAAACTGGGCGGCGGGTGAGTACCCGGAGATGAAGAAGAACTCGAGCTTTGCCCAGGTGACCCAGACGCTGGACGAGGGTCCGGTGCCGGTGGGCACGTCGCGGGTCACGATCCCCGAGGGTGTTCGCCTCGACGAGGCCCTCGACAAGTTGGCCGCTCAGTTTCCGGAGATCTCCAAGGAGGACTTCTACGCGGCCTTGGCTTCGGGCAAGGTCACGTCCAAGTACGTCCCAGCCGAATTGCCCCCCCTTGCCGAAGGGGAGGTCGCCCCGCCGCAGATGAACAAGTGGGAGGGCATGCTGTTCCCGGACACCTATGAGTTCTCCGACGACGCCACGCCGGTGGAGATTCTGCAGAAGCTGGCCGACCAGATGTCCGCCGAGCTCGATGAGCTGGGCTACGAGAACTCCGAGGCCAAAGTGGGCCTCACCCCCTACGAAACCGTGATTGTGGCGTCGCTGGTCGAGAAGGAAACGGGAACACCGCCGGAGGAGCGGGGCCAGATCGCCCGCGTCATCTACAACCGGCTCGCCGCTCCGGAGATCCTGGGCATCGACGCAACCGCGGTGTACTCAAAGAACAAGCCGGGCGGCGAGTTGACCACGCCCGAGCTTCGAGATCCGGCCGACCCGTTCAATACCCGAACCAAACAGGGTCTGCCCCCCACCCCGATCGGGCTGCCGTCCCAGGCGTCGCTCAAGGCGGCGATCGCCCCCGAAGAGGGTGCCTGGATGTACTACGTGCTGGTCGAGCCGGGAAAGCATGCGTTCGTCGAGACCCAGGCCGAGTTCATCGAGCTGCGAGACAAGGCCCGAAACCAGGGTGTCATCGAGTGA
- the aroE gene encoding shikimate dehydrogenase, translating to MISGSTRLAGVIGNPVRHSMSPAIHNAAYEATGLDWAYVALPVTEDRVEAALLGAVALGLEGVSVTMPHKTAAAQFCDELTPAAARLGVVNSIRNVDGTLVGNNTDGTGFLRALLADGWSANGRRVVVVGAGGTARALTAALVDAGAEQVLVAARREEAALEVATMAGAGARGIRLEDMSASQWGDADLVANTTPVGMVGSARPDASPAPVAWLSSQCRVIDAVYHPLTTPLLAASRQRGLSTLGGVELLVGVSAEVFTWWTGVEAPMQVMVDAARTVLG from the coding sequence GTGATCTCAGGCTCCACCCGGCTGGCAGGCGTGATCGGCAACCCCGTGCGCCATTCGATGTCACCGGCGATCCACAACGCGGCCTACGAGGCGACCGGCCTGGACTGGGCCTATGTGGCCCTGCCCGTGACGGAGGACCGGGTGGAGGCGGCGCTGCTCGGGGCGGTGGCCCTGGGCCTTGAGGGCGTGTCGGTCACCATGCCACACAAGACCGCCGCAGCGCAGTTCTGCGACGAGTTGACGCCTGCGGCAGCCAGGCTGGGCGTCGTCAACTCGATACGAAACGTGGACGGCACGCTGGTGGGGAACAACACCGATGGCACAGGCTTTCTGCGGGCCTTGTTGGCGGACGGTTGGTCGGCGAACGGCCGGCGAGTGGTCGTGGTCGGCGCGGGCGGCACGGCGCGGGCCCTGACCGCCGCCCTGGTCGATGCCGGAGCCGAGCAGGTGCTCGTGGCGGCCCGGCGTGAAGAAGCGGCCCTCGAGGTGGCCACCATGGCGGGAGCAGGGGCGCGCGGCATCCGCCTGGAGGACATGAGCGCGTCACAGTGGGGGGACGCCGACCTGGTGGCCAACACGACCCCGGTGGGCATGGTGGGGTCGGCGCGGCCCGACGCCTCACCGGCACCGGTCGCGTGGTTGTCGTCGCAGTGCCGGGTGATCGATGCGGTGTACCACCCGCTGACCACCCCGCTGCTGGCGGCATCCCGGCAGCGGGGCCTGTCCACGTTGGGAGGCGTCGAACTGCTCGTCGGGGTGTCCGCCGAGGTGTTCACCTGGTGGACGGGCGTTGAGGCGCCGATGCAGGTGATGGTGGACGCCGCACGAACCGTTCTTGGGTGA
- a CDS encoding shikimate kinase, with product MNSVDPASIPLPLPTRSTAPNGRRGGPIALVGLPGSGKSSVARLLADRLGRRWVDLDERLELVTGQTVTELFAEGEDRFRTLETEVLRGVLAVPTGVVVATGGGVVTNQLNRSVLATRATVVWLDVPVERLLDRLAADQTDRPLLNDGDPAIKLGALAEVRRPLYEQVATHRVDASADPEAVVLAVEQVLAGPVASAS from the coding sequence GTGAATTCCGTCGACCCCGCATCGATCCCGCTGCCGCTTCCCACACGGTCGACCGCGCCAAACGGTCGCCGCGGGGGCCCGATTGCGTTGGTTGGGTTGCCCGGCTCGGGCAAATCGTCGGTGGCGCGGCTGCTGGCCGACCGACTCGGTCGGCGCTGGGTCGACCTGGATGAGCGCCTCGAACTCGTCACCGGCCAAACGGTCACCGAGCTGTTCGCCGAAGGCGAGGATCGATTCCGGACGTTGGAAACCGAGGTGTTGCGCGGCGTGCTGGCGGTCCCCACCGGGGTGGTGGTGGCCACCGGCGGAGGCGTCGTCACCAACCAACTCAACCGTTCGGTACTCGCCACCCGGGCCACCGTCGTGTGGCTGGACGTGCCGGTCGAACGCCTGCTTGACCGGCTCGCGGCCGACCAAACCGATCGGCCGCTGCTCAACGACGGCGACCCGGCCATCAAGCTTGGCGCCCTTGCCGAGGTGCGGCGTCCGTTGTACGAGCAGGTGGCCACCCACCGAGTGGACGCGTCGGCCGATCCCGAGGCGGTCGTCCTGGCCGTGGAGCAGGTGTTGGCAGGGCCGGTAGCCTCCGCCTCATGA
- a CDS encoding 3-dehydroquinate synthase family protein: MNHSDTASAVDLTVDLGDRSYPVVVGEGVRTRLAALLPAGTRRVAVVSEHGQPWLESTLDPLQLPMSVHTIDGGEPHKTLATIESLTSSFARAGVTRADCVVGIGGGLVTDVAGFAAATYHRGLPVVHVATTLLGQVDAAIGGKTGVNLPEGKNLVGAYWQPSGVICDTETLQTLPEREWRCGLGEVAKYHWLGGGRLDDLNLVDRVARCVWIKAEVVASDEREGGRRAILNYGHTLAHAIETVGDHALAHGEAVAVGLIFAAELAHRLGRIDADAVAEHRRVIAGYGLVDRLDASLANDDLLAAMGRDKKALDGRVFVLDGPNGVEQVADVPVELIVEAIDATR; encoded by the coding sequence ATGAACCACTCAGACACGGCGTCTGCGGTCGACCTCACGGTCGACCTGGGCGACCGCTCCTACCCCGTGGTGGTGGGCGAGGGCGTGCGAACGCGTCTCGCGGCGCTCCTGCCGGCCGGCACCCGCCGCGTGGCCGTGGTGAGCGAACACGGGCAGCCGTGGCTGGAATCAACCCTCGACCCGCTGCAGCTGCCGATGTCGGTTCATACGATCGACGGAGGCGAGCCACACAAGACCCTGGCGACCATCGAATCGCTGACCTCGTCGTTTGCGAGGGCCGGGGTCACCCGAGCCGACTGTGTCGTTGGTATCGGTGGCGGGCTGGTCACCGACGTCGCCGGATTTGCCGCCGCCACCTACCACCGGGGACTGCCCGTCGTGCACGTTGCCACCACGCTGCTGGGTCAGGTCGACGCGGCGATCGGTGGCAAGACCGGCGTCAACCTGCCCGAGGGCAAGAACCTGGTCGGCGCCTACTGGCAGCCGTCGGGGGTGATCTGTGACACCGAGACGTTGCAGACACTGCCGGAGCGCGAATGGCGGTGCGGTCTGGGGGAGGTGGCCAAGTACCACTGGCTTGGCGGGGGGCGCCTCGACGACCTCAACCTGGTCGACCGGGTGGCCCGTTGCGTGTGGATCAAGGCCGAGGTGGTGGCCTCCGACGAGCGGGAGGGCGGACGCCGGGCCATCCTCAATTACGGCCACACGCTGGCCCATGCCATCGAGACGGTGGGTGACCATGCGCTGGCCCACGGCGAAGCGGTTGCGGTGGGCCTGATCTTCGCCGCCGAGTTGGCCCACCGGCTGGGTCGCATCGACGCCGACGCGGTCGCCGAGCATCGACGGGTGATCGCCGGTTACGGGCTGGTCGACCGGCTCGATGCCTCGCTGGCGAACGACGACCTGCTGGCAGCAATGGGTCGCGACAAGAAGGCGCTCGACGGGCGGGTGTTCGTGCTCGACGGCCCCAACGGGGTCGAGCAGGTGGCCGACGTGCCCGTCGAACTGATTGTGGAGGCCATCGATGCCACCCGATGA
- a CDS encoding type II 3-dehydroquinate dehydratase, producing the protein MPPDDVSGRHLTPDAADSGEPPTVLLLSGPNLNLLGTRQPEIYGSATLADHVRTATDTAESLGLSVEAVATNAEAEAVEAIHRARGRNRAIVVNPGAFTHYSWALHDALAAFEGPVIELHLSNPDAREPWRRTSVVAPVATGTIAGFGGDGYRLAIAAVARLLDLG; encoded by the coding sequence ATGCCACCCGATGACGTGAGTGGGCGACACCTCACCCCCGACGCAGCCGACTCGGGGGAGCCGCCGACGGTGCTGTTGTTGTCGGGTCCAAACCTCAACCTGCTGGGCACCCGGCAACCCGAGATCTACGGCAGCGCAACGCTTGCGGACCACGTCCGGACCGCCACCGACACCGCCGAGTCGCTGGGCCTCTCGGTGGAGGCGGTTGCCACCAATGCCGAGGCTGAGGCGGTTGAGGCGATCCATCGGGCACGAGGACGAAACCGCGCCATCGTGGTCAACCCAGGTGCCTTCACGCACTATTCGTGGGCGCTCCACGATGCGCTGGCCGCCTTCGAGGGGCCGGTGATCGAGCTGCATCTGTCCAACCCGGACGCCCGAGAGCCATGGCGTCGCACCTCGGTGGTGGCCCCGGTGGCCACCGGCACCATCGCGGGTTTCGGCGGTGACGGCTATCGCCTGGCCATCGCGGCGGTGGCACGCCTGCTCGACCTTGGTTGA
- the efp gene encoding elongation factor P: MAQISTADFRTGITVDLDDGLFTLVDFQHVKPGKGHAFVRTKLKNVRTGAVLDRTMRAGEKMERAIVDKKEMSMLYRDGGDFVFMDSTTYDQLHVPPETVGDAADYLADNSSVVVVFYGDEIIGIDLPASVDLEIAETEPGLQGDRSSGGTKPATLSTGKTIQVPLFVNSSDTVKVDTRSGEYLTRA; encoded by the coding sequence ATGGCCCAGATCTCCACCGCAGACTTCCGAACCGGCATCACCGTCGACCTCGACGACGGGTTGTTCACGCTGGTGGACTTCCAGCACGTCAAGCCGGGCAAGGGGCATGCGTTCGTCCGCACCAAGCTGAAGAACGTCCGCACCGGCGCCGTGTTGGATCGGACGATGCGGGCGGGGGAGAAGATGGAGCGGGCCATCGTCGACAAGAAGGAGATGTCGATGTTGTACCGGGACGGCGGCGACTTCGTGTTCATGGACTCCACCACCTACGACCAGCTCCACGTACCACCCGAGACCGTTGGCGACGCGGCCGACTACCTGGCCGACAACTCCAGCGTTGTCGTGGTGTTCTACGGCGACGAGATCATCGGCATCGACCTGCCGGCATCGGTCGACCTCGAGATCGCCGAGACCGAACCGGGACTTCAGGGCGACCGTTCCTCGGGCGGCACCAAGCCCGCCACGCTGTCCACCGGCAAAACCATCCAGGTGCCCCTGTTCGTCAACTCGTCGGACACCGTGAAGGTCGACACGCGCAGCGGTGAGTACCTCACCCGTGCGTGA
- the nusB gene encoding transcription antitermination factor NusB, translated as MSTSPVRDGARHDSAPIIGGRREAREQALLLLYEAEIRDLTPEAMVDEVVVEPEAYTLEVLAGVTLHRTGLDELLTGRTGDWPLHRLASIDRAVLRLAAWELTEREDVPTAVILNEAVELAKTYGTDDSGGFVNGVLANLAAEVRPDTLPFEAPDTDG; from the coding sequence GTGAGTACCTCACCCGTGCGTGATGGCGCCCGGCACGACTCGGCGCCGATCATCGGCGGTCGGCGGGAGGCCCGGGAGCAGGCGCTCCTGTTGCTGTACGAGGCCGAGATCCGTGACCTGACCCCGGAGGCGATGGTTGACGAGGTGGTCGTCGAGCCCGAGGCGTACACGCTGGAGGTACTCGCCGGCGTCACCCTGCATCGGACCGGCCTCGACGAGCTCCTCACCGGTCGCACCGGCGACTGGCCGCTTCACCGGCTGGCGTCGATCGACCGTGCGGTGCTGCGCCTGGCCGCCTGGGAGCTGACCGAACGCGAGGACGTACCGACGGCGGTGATCCTCAACGAGGCGGTCGAGCTGGCCAAAACCTACGGCACCGATGATTCGGGTGGGTTCGTCAACGGTGTGCTGGCCAACCTGGCGGCCGAAGTGCGCCCCGACACCTTGCCCTTCGAGGCCCCGGACACCGATGGCTGA
- the pyrR gene encoding bifunctional pyr operon transcriptional regulator/uracil phosphoribosyltransferase PyrR yields the protein MAERERRLARPYGGIFQPRVRVMDADDMARARRRMAGEIIERNEGIDSLVLIGLQTGGISLARRLAADISLLATADQALADAADLGERQVPVGTLDVVMHRDDVGIRPLLPEAPTSIPVDLTGTTVILTDDVLFTGRTVRAALDALADWGRPRAVQLAVMVDRGHRELPIAPDYVGRVVPTRRVEMIDVADDGVDLGELVK from the coding sequence ATGGCTGAGCGCGAGCGTCGCCTGGCTCGGCCCTACGGAGGCATCTTCCAACCCAGGGTCCGGGTGATGGACGCGGACGACATGGCACGGGCCCGCAGGCGCATGGCCGGCGAGATCATCGAACGCAACGAGGGCATCGACTCGCTGGTACTGATCGGTTTGCAGACCGGAGGCATCAGCCTTGCCCGCAGGCTGGCGGCGGACATCTCCCTGCTGGCAACCGCCGACCAGGCACTGGCCGACGCGGCCGACCTCGGCGAACGCCAGGTACCGGTGGGAACCCTCGACGTGGTGATGCACCGCGACGACGTCGGCATTCGCCCCCTCCTGCCCGAGGCCCCCACCTCAATCCCGGTCGACCTCACCGGCACCACGGTGATCCTCACCGACGACGTGTTGTTCACCGGTCGCACCGTGCGGGCGGCGCTGGACGCCTTGGCCGACTGGGGCCGACCCCGTGCCGTGCAACTGGCCGTCATGGTGGACCGGGGCCACCGCGAACTGCCGATCGCCCCCGACTACGTGGGCAGGGTGGTGCCAACCCGCCGGGTGGAGATGATCGATGTTGCCGACGACGGCGTCGACCTCGGCGAACTGGTGAAGTAG
- a CDS encoding aspartate carbamoyltransferase catalytic subunit translates to MTDLLDISSLGRSGIEELHALTDRMVEVSGRPIPKSPALRGRTVVSCFFEDSTRTRLSFEAAARRLSADVMGFSAGSSSMSKGESVRDTIETIDAMRVDAYVVRHRSSGVPHQISGWTDASVINAGDGQHGHPTQALLDTYTLTRRLDRSGAAALDGLSIVMVGDVRHSRVARSNIEAMTALGAEVTLVAPPTLLPPATDTFPVKVGHHLDAALADADVVYVLRIQRERMAEALIPTLREYTASYGLTARRLGMLAPSAHIMHPGPMVRGVEISPEAADDPRSLITAQVAAGVPTRMAVLFWALSGDQAATVAEDHS, encoded by the coding sequence TTGACCGATCTGCTCGACATCTCCTCGCTCGGTCGCAGCGGCATCGAGGAGTTGCATGCGTTGACCGACCGCATGGTGGAGGTGAGCGGTCGACCCATTCCCAAGAGCCCCGCGCTGCGAGGTCGCACGGTGGTGAGCTGCTTCTTTGAAGACTCCACGCGCACCCGGCTGAGCTTCGAGGCCGCAGCCCGGCGCCTGTCGGCCGACGTGATGGGGTTCTCGGCGGGCAGCTCATCGATGAGTAAGGGCGAGTCGGTACGCGACACGATCGAGACGATCGACGCCATGCGGGTGGACGCCTACGTGGTACGCCACCGGTCCTCCGGCGTGCCCCATCAGATCAGTGGCTGGACCGACGCATCGGTGATCAACGCCGGCGACGGCCAACACGGTCACCCCACCCAGGCGTTGCTCGACACGTACACCTTGACCCGCCGCCTCGACCGGTCCGGCGCCGCCGCACTCGACGGCCTCAGCATCGTGATGGTGGGCGATGTTCGCCACAGCCGGGTGGCCCGCTCCAACATCGAGGCCATGACGGCGCTGGGTGCCGAGGTCACCCTGGTGGCGCCCCCCACGCTGTTGCCGCCCGCCACCGACACCTTTCCGGTGAAGGTCGGTCACCACCTCGACGCCGCACTTGCCGACGCCGACGTGGTGTACGTGCTGCGCATCCAGCGCGAACGCATGGCCGAGGCGCTCATCCCCACCCTGCGGGAGTACACCGCCTCCTACGGGCTGACCGCACGACGGCTTGGGATGTTGGCACCATCGGCTCACATCATGCATCCCGGGCCGATGGTGCGCGGCGTGGAGATCTCCCCGGAGGCCGCGGACGACCCCCGCTCGCTGATCACCGCACAGGTTGCCGCCGGGGTACCCACCCGCATGGCCGTGCTGTTCTGGGCGCTGTCCGGTGACCAGGCGGCCACGGTCGCCGAAGATCATTCGTGA
- a CDS encoding dihydroorotase, which translates to MSSSKPIVKLVGGRPWSRGGDIGQRADVLVRDGLVAAIGAEAGEAEADVTLDCSDAVVAPGLVDLHTHLRQPGKEEAETIETGARAAALGGYTAVLAMPNTTPTIDSAEVVREVLELGRSAPCAVHTSGAITVDRAGETLAPMAEMAELGVTLFTDDGTGVQDDALMRRALEYAGGLGVILAQHCEVTSLSQGTCMHEGATSARLGLSGQPSEAEELMVMRDIALSRLTGTPVHFLHLSTARSVALVRAAKAAGQAVTAEAAPHHFTLTDDACGGYDPTFKVHPPLRTDEDVAAVKAGLADGTIDAIATDHAPHTPDSKELPFDQAPPGMLGLEYALALGLTELDLPLHRLIELMSVRPAQIARMPEQGRPVAVGEHANLCVIDTAAAWTIDDSGGASRSRNVPYVGRRVSGRVRHTVCGGEPVVIAGVAQR; encoded by the coding sequence ATGAGCAGTTCGAAGCCGATCGTGAAGCTGGTGGGAGGACGTCCATGGAGTCGTGGAGGCGACATCGGCCAACGCGCGGACGTGCTGGTACGCGACGGCCTGGTGGCGGCGATCGGCGCCGAGGCCGGCGAGGCTGAAGCCGACGTCACCCTGGACTGCTCGGACGCTGTGGTGGCCCCAGGGCTGGTCGACCTGCACACGCATCTTCGTCAGCCGGGCAAGGAGGAGGCCGAGACGATCGAGACGGGGGCCAGGGCCGCAGCGCTTGGCGGCTACACGGCCGTGTTGGCCATGCCCAACACCACGCCGACCATCGATTCGGCCGAGGTGGTGCGCGAGGTGCTGGAGCTGGGGCGGAGCGCACCGTGCGCCGTGCACACCTCCGGCGCCATCACCGTCGACCGGGCGGGGGAGACCCTCGCTCCAATGGCCGAGATGGCCGAACTGGGCGTCACCCTGTTCACCGACGACGGCACCGGGGTCCAGGACGACGCGCTGATGCGCCGTGCCCTGGAGTATGCGGGAGGACTGGGCGTGATCCTGGCCCAACACTGCGAGGTCACCTCGTTGTCGCAGGGCACCTGCATGCACGAGGGCGCGACCTCCGCCCGGCTGGGCCTGTCGGGGCAGCCGTCGGAGGCCGAGGAGTTGATGGTGATGCGCGACATCGCCCTGAGCCGCCTCACCGGCACTCCGGTTCACTTCCTGCACCTGTCCACCGCCCGCTCGGTGGCGTTGGTGCGGGCGGCCAAGGCGGCCGGTCAAGCGGTCACCGCCGAGGCGGCCCCGCATCACTTCACGCTCACCGACGATGCCTGCGGCGGCTACGACCCAACGTTCAAGGTGCACCCGCCGCTGCGCACCGACGAGGACGTCGCAGCGGTCAAAGCCGGCCTGGCCGACGGCACGATCGACGCGATCGCCACCGACCACGCGCCGCACACCCCCGACAGCAAGGAGCTGCCCTTCGACCAGGCGCCTCCCGGCATGTTGGGCCTGGAGTACGCGCTGGCCCTTGGCTTGACCGAGCTGGACCTTCCCCTCCACCGGCTGATCGAGCTGATGTCGGTGCGACCCGCCCAGATCGCACGAATGCCCGAGCAGGGGCGCCCGGTGGCGGTGGGGGAACACGCCAACCTGTGCGTGATCGATACGGCTGCGGCCTGGACCATCGACGACTCCGGCGGCGCCTCCCGCAGCCGCAACGTGCCGTACGTGGGGCGCCGGGTCAGCGGCCGGGTGCGTCACACGGTGTGTGGCGGCGAGCCTGTGGTGATCGCCGGCGTGGCCCAACGCTGA
- the carA gene encoding glutamine-hydrolyzing carbamoyl-phosphate synthase small subunit, translated as MSVTEAALVLSDGSLFEGEAIGARPEGGVSTGEVVFNTVLAGYQEVLSDPSYAGQIVTFTYPHIGNYGSAGADDESPTPRCAGVVVRDLARRHSSWRAEASLEDWLKRHGIAGIAGVDTRRLTRHLRNHGAVPGAFGTASEAEVRAAAAGALGTDDTDLTRVVTTSKPYELAGGPRRVVAVDYGIKRSLFAHLQPIAGVTVVPAGFSADDILALEPDGVLLSNGPGDPAAVTHAPAMIAELLGRVPVFGVCMGHQLLATALGASTYKLPFGHHGGNHPVQDQLTNSIEITSQNHNYCVNPEGIQGVELTHVNLNDQTLEGFIGTDVAALGIQYHPEAGPGPHDSHYLFDRFAEMMDRKAT; from the coding sequence GTGAGCGTGACCGAGGCAGCACTGGTGTTGAGCGACGGATCGCTCTTTGAGGGCGAGGCGATCGGTGCCCGGCCCGAAGGCGGAGTCAGCACCGGTGAGGTGGTGTTCAACACCGTGCTTGCGGGTTATCAGGAGGTGCTGTCGGACCCCAGCTACGCCGGACAGATCGTGACGTTCACCTATCCACACATCGGTAACTATGGCTCTGCCGGTGCCGATGACGAATCTCCAACTCCGCGGTGCGCCGGTGTGGTGGTGCGCGATTTGGCCAGGCGCCACAGCAGCTGGCGGGCCGAGGCGAGCCTGGAGGATTGGCTGAAGCGGCACGGCATCGCGGGGATCGCCGGGGTGGATACCCGCCGGCTGACCCGGCACCTGCGTAACCACGGCGCGGTGCCCGGCGCGTTCGGCACCGCATCGGAGGCCGAGGTGCGTGCCGCCGCCGCGGGCGCGTTGGGAACCGACGACACCGACCTGACCCGTGTGGTCACCACGTCGAAGCCCTACGAACTTGCGGGCGGCCCTCGCAGGGTGGTGGCGGTGGATTACGGAATCAAGCGCAGCCTGTTCGCTCACCTTCAGCCGATCGCCGGGGTCACGGTGGTGCCCGCCGGCTTCAGCGCCGACGACATTCTCGCCCTCGAACCCGACGGCGTGCTGCTGTCCAACGGCCCTGGCGACCCGGCGGCCGTGACCCACGCGCCCGCCATGATCGCCGAGCTCCTCGGCCGGGTCCCCGTCTTCGGCGTCTGCATGGGCCACCAGCTTTTGGCGACCGCCCTGGGTGCCAGCACCTACAAGCTGCCCTTTGGCCATCATGGTGGCAACCACCCGGTGCAGGACCAGCTGACCAACTCCATCGAGATCACCAGTCAGAACCACAACTACTGCGTGAACCCGGAGGGAATCCAGGGCGTGGAACTGACGCACGTGAACCTCAACGACCAGACGCTGGAGGGGTTCATCGGCACCGACGTCGCCGCCCTTGGAATCCAATATCACCCCGAGGCGGGCCCGGGCCCACACGACAGTCATTACCTGTTCGATCGGTTCGCCGAGATGATGGACCGCAAGGCCACGTAA
- a CDS encoding DUF2505 family protein: MRFTVTQRFPTSRDEVLGMYTGTDMWSQLSGFTKVSAPEVVDHSRAGSLVTLRLRYRFIAGLPAAATAVIDPRKLVWVEETVTDLGNGTATVSFRPEHYANKLSATARVDYGEARGSATRRVVGDLKVNVFLVGSQVERAISSGLSEHLAEEERAVLSLLDA, encoded by the coding sequence ATGCGGTTCACCGTCACCCAGCGCTTCCCCACCTCCCGCGACGAGGTGCTGGGCATGTACACGGGAACCGACATGTGGTCGCAGCTTTCGGGGTTCACCAAGGTTTCGGCCCCCGAGGTCGTCGACCACTCCCGGGCGGGTTCACTGGTCACGTTGCGGCTGCGATACCGATTCATCGCCGGCCTGCCGGCAGCCGCCACGGCGGTGATCGATCCACGAAAGCTCGTCTGGGTGGAGGAGACGGTGACCGACCTTGGCAACGGCACCGCAACCGTGTCGTTTCGCCCCGAGCACTACGCCAACAAGCTCTCGGCCACAGCCCGGGTGGACTACGGCGAGGCCCGCGGTTCAGCCACCCGACGGGTGGTGGGCGACCTGAAGGTGAACGTGTTCCTCGTCGGGTCTCAGGTGGAACGGGCGATCTCGTCGGGTCTCAGCGAGCACCTGGCCGAGGAGGAACGCGCGGTGCTCAGCCTGCTCGACGCGTAG
- a CDS encoding c-type cytochrome: protein MSMSRPSRTRRRRVAVTVLTVASAALMLGACGGGDESTFTGEAARGEGVARDLGCAQCHSSSPGVAIHGPSWAGLAGSQVTLEDGSKVTADRAYLERAIKEPSAEVVEGFKPLMPTVPLDDTQIDQVIAYIEALGNN from the coding sequence ATGAGCATGTCCCGGCCTTCCCGTACCCGGCGTCGACGCGTCGCCGTCACCGTCCTGACCGTGGCGTCCGCCGCCCTGATGTTGGGAGCCTGCGGTGGTGGCGATGAGTCCACGTTCACCGGCGAAGCGGCCCGGGGCGAGGGCGTGGCTCGCGACCTGGGCTGCGCCCAATGCCACTCCAGCTCGCCCGGCGTGGCCATCCACGGTCCCAGCTGGGCCGGGCTGGCAGGTTCGCAGGTGACGCTGGAGGATGGCTCCAAAGTCACCGCAGACCGCGCCTATCTGGAACGGGCCATCAAGGAACCGTCCGCCGAGGTGGTGGAGGGTTTCAAGCCGCTCATGCCCACGGTGCCGCTGGACGACACCCAGATCGACCAGGTGATCGCCTACATCGAGGCGCTCGGCAACAACTAG